AGCGCGATGGGCTCCTTTGGTGCGTGTTGTATCACTGTCAAATCGCAATACCCGCAGCTCTGGAAATAACTTTGTTAACTCTTGGGTCACTTTTTGAGTCCCGCTGCCAAAATGTTTGAAATAGGGAGAGGAACAGTCGGGACAATGCTGAGGTTGAACTTGAGTATATCCACAGTAATGACACCGCAATAACTCCACCGCATCCGCATGGGTGTGATGATAAGCCAGCGGAACATCACAGTTGGGACAATCCATCACATAGCCACAACTGCGACAGGAAACGTGGGTACTATGGCCACGACGATGGATAAATAAAATTCCTTGCTGTCCAGTTTGTTTAAGCTGAGTAATATGTTCTTGCAACGCTCGACTGAACATCGATCGATTACCAGATTGCAATTCCCATCGCATATCTACAACTTGAATCTGGGGCATGGGTCGATCGTGAATTCGTCGGGGCATGGAGAGATAGATCGAGTCCGATCGCTGGGCCGTAGCCCAACTTTCAAATGACGGGGTAGCAGACCCTAAAATTAAGGGACAGTTTGCAAGCTGCGATCGCCATTGGGCCACCGTCCGGGCATGGTAGCAGGGAACGGGTTGATCTTGTTTAAAACTGGAGTCATGTTCTTCATCTAGAATAATCAACCCCAAATTCGGCAGGGGCGCAAAAATAGCCGATCGGGTGCCAATCACAACCTGGGGCTGTCCCAGCAGCATTTGCCGCCAGGTATCGTAGCGTTCACCATCGGATAGGGCACTGTGATACACGCACACCCGATCGCCAAACCGCGCCCGAAAGCGATCGGTCAATTGCGGCGTTAACCCAATTTCCGGCACCAACACCAACGCCGATTGCCCCTGCTGTAACAGAGGCGCGATCGTTTGGAGATAGACCTCCGTTTTGCCCGATCCCGTCACCCCATGCAACAGCACTTGCTGAGAGCCTTGCAACGATCGCAGATTAGCCAAAACCTGGGTTTGATCCGCAGTTAACACTTTGGCCATGTCGGCCTCGATCTCAGACTGTTCCTGACGCAGTATTTCACGCAGTTGCAGCGTCACTAAACCTTTTTTTTCTAAGGTTCTGACAACAGAAACACTGACTTGACACTGTTGCAGTAATTCCGCCAGCCAGACCTCTCCCCCTCGCCGCTTCAGCTGATCCAAAACGGCCCGCTGCCGATCGCTCAGCCCTTCGCTCTGATCAGACACCCAGGTCACCGTTTGCTGTTGTTTTGTCCGAATCTGCTCTGGGGGCTGTAAATAACTTTCCACAAGCCCTAAGGACTCTAGTTCCTGAGCCGCTCGATTGGCCCCTTTAATTTTCTGCTGAATAAACTTCCAGGAATAATCTCCCGTTTTACTCTGTTGCAACAAATTCCATAATTTTTGAGCGGGCAAGGTTAATTCAGGCAATGCGTCCGGTTCACTTTGTTGGCCGGTTTGGCAGCGCAGACGACGTTGCGATCGCGTCAGCAATCCTGGCGGTAATGCAACCCGAATCACCTGCATGAGGGAGGTTTGGTAATAGGTTGCCACCTGGTTTAACAATTGCCAGTAGGTGGAGGGAAAAAAGGCACGACTGACGATCGACTCCACTGGACGAATTTGCTGCGGATCCAAATCATCGGTTAAGGCATTGAGCCAACGAATCGCGATCGCGCCGACCTGCTGCGCCCCAAAGGGAACTGTCAACACATCCCCCACTGCAATCTCCATACCCTGGGGGACGGTATAGGTGTATAGCCCCTGGGCTCCTGGACAATCCACCAAGACTTCTATCCATGGGCTCATGGGAACGATCGCCCCATCAGGCATAATTGCAGCACTATCCAAAGGTGACACAGGCACGCTTTCCAACAATATTTCCCACAATACTTCCCAATGAGCTGATTAGAATCTTCTCCCTGAATATAGCGAACTTTACTATAGCCATTTGCCTATAGCAAATTGTCTACAGCGACTGTATTGGAAAGTACTGAACTCCAATGCGTCATACAAAATTGAGCCCCATAGCCCCCCCTATACCGTTAACCCGCTAAAGCTTAAGAAAAAGTGCAGAACTTCCTACAACAGCTAAGAGAATGCTAAAAAATCTACACTTAGAAAAGTTTTCTGAGTGTTTTACTTCCCAAAAAACAGTCATGGATATTGTCTCCCATTGAACCAAAACGCCAAAGTTAAGAGCGAGTACTTAAACTCAGTTAAAACTCATCCAACAGTTTTACAGCCTTTTAGGCCAATTCTTGACCCGCTTAAAGTCGGTGTAGCTGCTGATTATGAACCATTTGTCCAGCACTCTATGTCACAACTCTACGCTGAAACAGATCGTCTATTTATTTCTAGCTGATAATAAGGGATGTAAATTTTTCAAGAATTTCGTTAAATTAACTACAGAATATAATTATTCAAACTTTAAAATTGTAGGTCTACGGAAGTTAGGTCCATGGAAGTCTCAGAAGAGGGTAAATGCTCTCTCAGCAAGACTCAGGCTTACAAAATGCATCAACCAACTTCTACCGTTTCAGAATTTTTTGCATCTTTCCTTATAGTTTAGCTAACTGCCGTAGTAGCAACCTTTTTCACTGAGTTTGCCACTTAGCTGAGCGTGTTCCTAGCAAGTCTTGTTGCTCCGTCTAGAATAGGGCTGAGCTATCTAGTTCAATGATTCAACCTAATTCGTTCAGTTGAGCAGTTTCCAATTCCAATATTGTCATCTTTGCAAAAAAATCCCATGAGTACGGGTTGAACTGTCTTTCGGTTGTGAATCATTTAACTAATGGACTAACAGTTGAAACAGCAAGTCTTTTTAGAGTCTTTCAAATAACTGTTCCCTGCTTTATTCTCTACACTCCACTAATCATTTTTCACTGAATATTTAAACCCCCATCCATCATTTTAAAATGAGCAGAAAATCAAATTCCACCTCTCATTTAGAAGTCCTTTCCAGTGAACCTCGATCGAACTCAGGAGAGTCATTAGAGTCTATACAAGCGGATTCATTTGGTAATTTTTTAGACATCGATAAAGCTGACCTCATCACCCTGGAAGTTTTTGATGAACCTGATGGGTTTGATGACTCCAGTAACCTGGAATCCTTAGAAGAGACTGCACAACCTACTTGGACAGCGACCTATAGCCGTGGGATCTCAGATGATGCGATCGGGTCTTTTTTCAAGGAAATGGCTCGCTATCCCTTATTAAAAGCAGATCAAGAAATTGAACTGGCACGCCAAATCCGAACTGGCAACGAGATTGAGCGCCATCGAGAGAATTTGACAACAGCGCTCGATCGAGCACCTACAAAATTGGAATTAGCCAATCATCTGAGCTTTACCGAAAAACAACTGGATCATCAGCTGCACCTAAGTCGGGTGGCTAAACGGACAATGATTCGCTCTAACCTCCGTCTGGTTGTCTCGATCGCAAAGCGCTACTTGAATCGTGGAGTTCCGTTCCTAGATTTGATCCAGGAAGGGGCTTTGGGTTTGCACCGTGCCACTGAAAAGTTTGATCCAGACAAAGGATATAAATTCTCTACCTATGCCTATTGGTGGATCAGACAGGGCATTACACGAACGATCGCAAACGATGCCAGAACCATCCGTTTACCCATCCATATTGTAGAAAAACTCAATAAGCTGAAACGGGCTCAACGTGATCTTCGGCGAGACCTCGGCAGAAATCCAACGGAGGCAGAATTAGCTACATCATTAGCAATTCCCCTAGATCAAGTTGCCTATCTTCAGCAAGTACGCCGCCAATCGCTATCCCTCAACCATCGAGTCGGCAAAGGTGAAGATACGGAATTACTGGATTTATTAGAAGATGGCATGACCCAGTCTCCTGAAGCTCAAATGAGTGAAGCTGTCATGCGGCAAGAAATTACTGAAATCTTGGGCACTGTTCTGACGCAACGGGAGCGTGATGTCATTTCGCTGCGGTATGGCTTAACCACCAGTAAACCTTGCACCCTTGAGGAAGTGGGCTGTATTTTTAATCTTTCTAGGGAACGGGTTCGACAAATTCAAAGTAAGGCCATGCGCAAGCTGCGACGGCCCCAAGTGGCTGAGCGTCTTAAAGGCTGGCTAGGGTGACTTTTTCCTTGAGTGACCGGATGTTTAACTCGGGATGCATAGGCTGGCTATCCGTATGACAATGAAACTTATCCAGATTTGTTATGGATAGAAGTTTCCCCCGTTGCCTTGCGGTTTGATACAGGAGATCAGGAAATGAAAATTTGGGTCAATGAACAGTTGGATCCAGCTGGATTACTTTATGTCTGTATTGCTTGCTGTGACGAACAACAAGCCCAGGACTGTCGTCAATCCTTTGAGGAAAATTTGACCCAGCAGCAAAAATCAGCAGGCTGGATAGTTAGGACTCGAACAGTAGAATCTTGGGATGAAGTCCCGGCCAGTGCGTTAAAACTGGACTAAATTGAATTGAACCCTTGAATTGATCTACCGTTGCGAGGCGATCGTTGTGAGTCTGAATACCCTGATTAAGTCAGAGCAGTCAGTTGCTGAACCTGGTAGCTCTGAACCATTTGATACCTGTGTGATGTCAACCTATGGGCGTTTTCCCTTAACCTTAGTGCGGGGGGCAGGGTGTCGGGTCTGGGACGATCGAGATCGCTCCTACTTGGACTTTGTGGCAGGGATTGCAACCTGTACCCTAGGCCATGCCCACCCAGCAATGGTGCAGGCTGTGACCCAGCAGATGCAGACCCTGCATCATGTTTCCAATTTGTACTACATTCCACCCCAGGGTGATTTGGCGAAATGGTTGGTGGATCATTCCTGCGCCGATCGCGTCTTTTTCTGTAATTCGGGTGCTGAAGCCAATGAAGGCGCGATTAAGCTAGCCCGCAAGTATGCCCATGTGCGTCGGGGAATTGAAAATCCGGTGATTGTGACTGCTCAAGCCAGTTTCCATGGGCGAACCCTAGCAACCGTCACTGCTACCGGCCAACCCAAATACCAACAGAACTTCAGTCCCTTGGTTCCAGGGTTTCACTATGTTCCCTATAACGATTTAGCTGCACTGGAAGCTGTGATTGAAGCGTTAGATGCAGAGACTCCTCAAGTCGCAGCAATTCTTTTGGAACCCTTGCAAGGTGAAGGCGGCGTCCGCCCCGGCGATCAGGCTTATTTCCAACGGGTTCGTCAGTTGTGTGATGAAAAGGAGATTCTGCTGATTCTGGATGAAGTGCAAACTGGGATGGGACGCACAGGACATCTTTGGGGCCATGAAACGTTGGGGATTGAACCGGATATTTTCACATCTGCAAAGGGGTTAGGGGGGGGCGTTCCGATCGGCGCTGTTCTGTGCAAAGCGTCCTGTGATGTTTTCCAACCGGGGGATCACGCCAGTACCTATGGTGGCAATCCTTTAGTCTGTGCAGTGGCTCTATCGGTTTGTCAGACCCTAGAACGGGAGCACATTCTCCAGAATGTGCAGCAGCGAGGTGAGCAGTTGAGGTCGGGGCTTCAGACCTTGGCTAGCAAGTACCCTCACCTGATTTCCGAAGTGCGAGGATGGGGCTTAATTAATGGTTTGGAATTGAAGCCTGATCAACCGGTAACTGCGATCGAAGTGGTTAAAGCAGCGATGCAAGAGGGCTTGTTACTCGTTCCTGCAGGGCCCCAGGTCGTGCGATTTGTCCCCCCGTTAATCGTTAGCGCAGAAGAAGTTGAGCAAGCTTTAGCCCTATGTGATCTGGCTTTAGCACAGGTTTAGTCCTAGGGATGTAGGCTAGAGCAACTGTCTGCAATCCAGACGACTGGCGGGTGCAATGATACTGCCCGCTGAATTCGCTCTTTGCGATTGGCAGTTGATCTGTATACAATGAGAGACTGCATGAAATGTCGAACATTCACAGCTTGGAGAACGAAGCATGTCCCGTGTATGTCAGTTGACTGGCAAGAAAGCTAATAATGCCATGGCGGTGTCCCACTCTCACCGCCGGACAAAAAAGCTGCAAGAAGCTAATCTGCAATGGAAGCGCATTTGGTGGCCGGAAGGAAATCGCTTTGTGCGTTTGCGCCTTTCTACAAAAGCAATCAAAACCCTGGAAATCAAAGGTCTATCCGCTTTTGCTAAGCAAGCAGGGCTCAATCTAAACAAACTGTAAATCTCTACTCGAAGGTTGTTGTCAAATCAACCACTCAGATGGTGCAGATTAGCCAATGGGGGCGATAGTCTTGAAACTTAAGACTATCGCCCTTGGTTATTTTGAGGGAATTTGGCGGGAAATCTTTCCCTTAGCAAAAAGATACTCATCTAAACTTTACGTGATCGGGTTTATCAAAGGCTGCGATCGCGGGTACGTTAGGAATAATCCGACAACTCTAAGCAATTTTGGCAAATAACTTACTAGATTTTGCCGATTAACACAGTCGAGGAATCTGTTTTGCTGAATTCTACGGAGTCAATTGGGAGGAAAATCGCCCTATCTTCATGGGTACAAGCTACTTCAATGAATTATTCCGAGTAAATAATTGATTGATAACTATCATTCCCCTGAGACCATATAGAGGGAAATCGAAGGAATCTGCTGGTTTTTTGCCAGTTTGAAAAGTAGTGAGTAATATCGAAACAGGTTTCCATCTAACCTGACTCTTCTGGGTATACAGCCCAAAAGTAGAAAACCCGGATAATCGGATTAATTACCTTCTCTCAGCATCCAGTTTTGCAGCATTTGCTCTTTAATCATTCGCTATGTCAAACCGTCATTTCTCCAAAGCTATTCAGAGTCTTGTTCGAGAAATCTGGAAACTCCAGCGATCGATGAGCAAGCGTCTTGTCAATTGGTTGTTGCGAGCCACGTTTGTTGCGAATCGGCGGGCAACCACAAATTCAGGGTTTATTCTACCTACCACCGTGCTGCTGATTTTGGTGGTTTCCCTCACGGTCGGAGCCTTAACCTATCGCGCCTATAGCCGCAATACCCAAGTCATTGTCCAAAACCAGCAGCGGGTTCTTTACAATGCGGCCACCCCTGCGATCGATCGGGCGCGATCGAAGCTTGAATTCATGTTTGATTCTTCGAAAGACACCCGCTATCCCGGCGGGGTGCCCCAGGAGAGTTACTTGATGGCAATGCTGTTGAACGATGGCAAAACCAAAGGATTAGCCCGCCTGCCCTTGGCCACACCTGATGCGAGTGGTAACACCGATCCCTACACCCTGCCGGATGAAACTCGCTTGGATCTGGGAACGCGCCCTGGAGCTGGGGAAATGTCTGATAATGGCCCAGATAATGCTTGGTCATTCCGGACAGATACCAACGGGGATGGCAAAGAAGATGCGACGGTTGTTTATTCCATCGTATTTAGTACCCCTAAGGGAACCAATACCCTGTCCTTTGACCAAGTTCTAGTCCGAACGAATGATGCGGATAAAGCGGCTGCCCAAATTGTGCGCCATGGGCCGTTGAGTAATGAAACCCAGGGGGCCTGTAAGGTTTCGAGTGCAACTGGGGGTAACCAAGCAGAAGAAGGCTGGTTCCTAGATGCGAGTAATACCTCGACGATTCGGAAGAATTTCCAAGTCGATTCTTTTGTTATTCCAGACGACCCCAAGAGTGCTGCGGTCACCATGGAATTTCACCAGGATCGGCAACTGAACCGGGGGAATAAGTGGGGGGCTTGGTTTAGAAATGATTTAGAAATCTCTCCGGGGCCGGCCTTCCGCTGGAATGGGGCTATGCATACCGAGGGCAGCTTTGTCTTTGGGGGCAATGCGTTTAACGCCTTTTTGATCAGTGCTAAGGCTTCTTGTTTGTTCTACCCTGAAGCTTCCATTATCTCGGCAACCAATACAACACCGAAGGATGCGACGGAAACAGATATGGATTTCCAAGGGCAAGTTATGTCCTTGGGTCGGGTGGGAACAGGAACGACCCCTGACCAAACGAATATCCCCATCCACGTCCAAGTGGGGCAAGGTGTAAATACAGCTCCGACCATCACTACTGCGACGGATACTGTAGCAACGACCGATAAGGCGACGATGTTGACGATGCTCAGTAATCCAGAACGATTATTGGCTGCGGATAAATACAAATCCGTCAAAGGGGATAACAACCGTGCGGGGTCTACCTGGAATGCCTTCAAAAACGGGCCAATGGCGACCCGTATTGTCAATGTGAAGGAACCGGCTCCCTACGTGGATGACCTTTATCGAGCTGATGATTTGTGGGGGCCGAAGCCTCGTTATGGTCCTAACAAAGATGATCAAATTCCGGCTGACAAGAAGGTGGGTGATGAAATTGTCGGGAAGCCTAATTTGACCCGCAATGATCCCCCAACTGCAGATGCGTTTGGGGAGGTTGGATTTGATGGCTATTGGGAGCGTCGAGCGCGGAATGAAGGCTTACGCATCTTAGTGGGGGAACGTCTAGAACTGGGGAATTTATTTGGCTGGAACACAGCACGGGATAACACCAAGGATGGTTACATTGAGAACCCAAGTTCTACTCGAATCAGTTTCTCGGCTTCGTTCTTGGAGCGAGATGCGGATCCGCTCTATCCTCCAACCGTGAAGCCCTATCCCATTGATAATGACAAAGTCAAAACCCTAACGCATATTCAGCAGCAACGGCGATCGCTGCGGGATAACCTAGCGGCAGTCCAGAGTGCAGCAATTTACCATGGGGCAGTCAACAAAGACTATCCTGTGGCATGTTTAGCTTCGACGGTGCATCCTGGGACTTCCCTGACCTTGCGGGAATCTACCAATTTCTTCCCAACATTGCTGAGAGATGGTGCGGCAAATAATGCGCCAACGTTAGCGTTGTTCTCGAATTTCTTGGTAGGTCGGGGAACGAATGGTCTGGAGTTTCAACCTCCAGACAAGGATCAAGCAACGTTTGAGAGTGATGTTGCTAACACGAATTCTGCTCTACGGAAGGCATTGGATAACTTAGCGAACTTTGCAGGTGATCCAGATGGTGCATTTCCTCCTAAGCCCAACGATACCGTGGTGCATCCCTATCCAGCCATGGCAATGTGGGGGAACTTTTCTAACCTGCGTCGTGCCTTGTCTAGATTGGATTCCAAGGGCTACGCCAATCTGAGTATTGCAGACAAGACCTATATCCAAACGGCAGCCTGTACCGTTGGGATGTTAGCCTACAACATTGACCAAATCCAACGGTTTGATCCCACCAATCCAAGTTATGATTTGGCTTCTTGGAACGGCGAGTCTAACTTGTTGGTTCAGTTGGGCGAAGAGTTGTATAAGTACATGAATGGTGATCCTTCCGATGGTGAAGTATTGACCAAAGCCCAGCAATATTGGTCTAGTTACGATCCAGCAAGTCCTAATAACAGCGGGGTTGCTGGATCAGAAGGAGAGAAAAACTTCTTTGATGTACCGCCGGAAGCTTACATTGAGCTACTGCGCCAAAAGTACAGTGCTGATCATCCTATAGTTCGCTTGGCTGAACTGATCATGCTGAACTTCCAGGTGCGGCGAGATCGTACCTTTGGATTCCGCTCTTCCCCTGCCTTTGGCACCTATGTCATTAACGTGGGTTCTCCTACGTCTCCTAACACGATTGCCTACCC
The sequence above is drawn from the Alkalinema sp. FACHB-956 genome and encodes:
- a CDS encoding RNA polymerase sigma factor, RpoD/SigA family — translated: MSRKSNSTSHLEVLSSEPRSNSGESLESIQADSFGNFLDIDKADLITLEVFDEPDGFDDSSNLESLEETAQPTWTATYSRGISDDAIGSFFKEMARYPLLKADQEIELARQIRTGNEIERHRENLTTALDRAPTKLELANHLSFTEKQLDHQLHLSRVAKRTMIRSNLRLVVSIAKRYLNRGVPFLDLIQEGALGLHRATEKFDPDKGYKFSTYAYWWIRQGITRTIANDARTIRLPIHIVEKLNKLKRAQRDLRRDLGRNPTEAELATSLAIPLDQVAYLQQVRRQSLSLNHRVGKGEDTELLDLLEDGMTQSPEAQMSEAVMRQEITEILGTVLTQRERDVISLRYGLTTSKPCTLEEVGCIFNLSRERVRQIQSKAMRKLRRPQVAERLKGWLG
- the rpmB gene encoding 50S ribosomal protein L28, translating into MSRVCQLTGKKANNAMAVSHSHRRTKKLQEANLQWKRIWWPEGNRFVRLRLSTKAIKTLEIKGLSAFAKQAGLNLNKL
- the hpsA gene encoding hormogonium polysaccharide biosynthesis protein HpsA; its protein translation is MSNRHFSKAIQSLVREIWKLQRSMSKRLVNWLLRATFVANRRATTNSGFILPTTVLLILVVSLTVGALTYRAYSRNTQVIVQNQQRVLYNAATPAIDRARSKLEFMFDSSKDTRYPGGVPQESYLMAMLLNDGKTKGLARLPLATPDASGNTDPYTLPDETRLDLGTRPGAGEMSDNGPDNAWSFRTDTNGDGKEDATVVYSIVFSTPKGTNTLSFDQVLVRTNDADKAAAQIVRHGPLSNETQGACKVSSATGGNQAEEGWFLDASNTSTIRKNFQVDSFVIPDDPKSAAVTMEFHQDRQLNRGNKWGAWFRNDLEISPGPAFRWNGAMHTEGSFVFGGNAFNAFLISAKASCLFYPEASIISATNTTPKDATETDMDFQGQVMSLGRVGTGTTPDQTNIPIHVQVGQGVNTAPTITTATDTVATTDKATMLTMLSNPERLLAADKYKSVKGDNNRAGSTWNAFKNGPMATRIVNVKEPAPYVDDLYRADDLWGPKPRYGPNKDDQIPADKKVGDEIVGKPNLTRNDPPTADAFGEVGFDGYWERRARNEGLRILVGERLELGNLFGWNTARDNTKDGYIENPSSTRISFSASFLERDADPLYPPTVKPYPIDNDKVKTLTHIQQQRRSLRDNLAAVQSAAIYHGAVNKDYPVACLASTVHPGTSLTLRESTNFFPTLLRDGAANNAPTLALFSNFLVGRGTNGLEFQPPDKDQATFESDVANTNSALRKALDNLANFAGDPDGAFPPKPNDTVVHPYPAMAMWGNFSNLRRALSRLDSKGYANLSIADKTYIQTAACTVGMLAYNIDQIQRFDPTNPSYDLASWNGESNLLVQLGEELYKYMNGDPSDGEVLTKAQQYWSSYDPASPNNSGVAGSEGEKNFFDVPPEAYIELLRQKYSADHPIVRLAELIMLNFQVRRDRTFGFRSSPAFGTYVINVGSPTSPNTIAYPSACDPDLFPIVRQAANARLNNQSAPVGLSVDSSGNPQSLNPPSSPLPSVSLPNGIELGTLDMQRVQFARLGLSRLCGALELPRDERADSGNGRTTYNPRDPRLDPRSATYDPVYAMTAPRPVVKPKFPALYYLFPEADHDLDGELVDTNDDFVADVVGEYDHRQPGHEDFMDGTEVTAKVLNSTPPRTIRASKAELVGLTVQQVTGQQSVPRGGRADKVSGDMEPYVVDDYVKKIASDKKVVFKRIQTDATPKPPTPYFNAVTTINPVAISLLPPRTAQRPGFARYPDATRTVFPIPDHGVAQVAIQPVVDTSQWKLPFVDAPADDALNPNRIMLPRGVTPESIRALAWAPSGSRRALAVPFLDKAFFDPRQSMLARSMDIDIDILRNSKVKDQRASGGTPFAPDDVWLPVSGIVYAFREDAVREDAISRPENTRKNTMDVRDPANPMDPEVPLTADNRGISTKPIDYLADPDRRPYGFRLRNGVDLKRADSLVGGNFKVGDNYRGLSFFTDQPLYVRGDYNLHQNAAGNLLEEFTEKIQDKAFNAADFYDSRKTLDTEFARPDRDRWRPSELLADSISIQSNAFCDGSAEDYFVRNPDVIDADRYHQPSYSGSNTGGLYELGCKNKDRTSFQNASRPNTDFRTNTWAWLRENPAVVTRNAAAANGATTRPLGKDPNVFNTDITVTYPNYLSVGGDPDMPIEISRIGEPFGIAPPRRRSGSLTVDSEKASRPIPEYFNDSNVSGNNPYSDLANNARLAPAQTTRLNSIVVSGIPPSRAGQSYGGLHNFPRFLENWGSVPLYFSGSFLQLSFSNYATGPFEAEAWELTNQGELAAADQSGERIGYYSPPNRFWGYDVALQFAPAGPAASRFVSPSSTKNEFYSEPQVNDPYIRQLCQAAKTGKVPSVPAARRNSLACPT
- a CDS encoding aspartate aminotransferase family protein; the encoded protein is MSTYGRFPLTLVRGAGCRVWDDRDRSYLDFVAGIATCTLGHAHPAMVQAVTQQMQTLHHVSNLYYIPPQGDLAKWLVDHSCADRVFFCNSGAEANEGAIKLARKYAHVRRGIENPVIVTAQASFHGRTLATVTATGQPKYQQNFSPLVPGFHYVPYNDLAALEAVIEALDAETPQVAAILLEPLQGEGGVRPGDQAYFQRVRQLCDEKEILLILDEVQTGMGRTGHLWGHETLGIEPDIFTSAKGLGGGVPIGAVLCKASCDVFQPGDHASTYGGNPLVCAVALSVCQTLEREHILQNVQQRGEQLRSGLQTLASKYPHLISEVRGWGLINGLELKPDQPVTAIEVVKAAMQEGLLLVPAGPQVVRFVPPLIVSAEEVEQALALCDLALAQV
- a CDS encoding glycogen debranching protein codes for the protein MKIWVNEQLDPAGLLYVCIACCDEQQAQDCRQSFEENLTQQQKSAGWIVRTRTVESWDEVPASALKLD
- the priA gene encoding primosomal protein N', with product MPDGAIVPMSPWIEVLVDCPGAQGLYTYTVPQGMEIAVGDVLTVPFGAQQVGAIAIRWLNALTDDLDPQQIRPVESIVSRAFFPSTYWQLLNQVATYYQTSLMQVIRVALPPGLLTRSQRRLRCQTGQQSEPDALPELTLPAQKLWNLLQQSKTGDYSWKFIQQKIKGANRAAQELESLGLVESYLQPPEQIRTKQQQTVTWVSDQSEGLSDRQRAVLDQLKRRGGEVWLAELLQQCQVSVSVVRTLEKKGLVTLQLREILRQEQSEIEADMAKVLTADQTQVLANLRSLQGSQQVLLHGVTGSGKTEVYLQTIAPLLQQGQSALVLVPEIGLTPQLTDRFRARFGDRVCVYHSALSDGERYDTWRQMLLGQPQVVIGTRSAIFAPLPNLGLIILDEEHDSSFKQDQPVPCYHARTVAQWRSQLANCPLILGSATPSFESWATAQRSDSIYLSMPRRIHDRPMPQIQVVDMRWELQSGNRSMFSRALQEHITQLKQTGQQGILFIHRRGHSTHVSCRSCGYVMDCPNCDVPLAYHHTHADAVELLRCHYCGYTQVQPQHCPDCSSPYFKHFGSGTQKVTQELTKLFPELRVLRFDSDTTRTKGAHRALLTRFANGDADLLVGTQMLTKGIDLPQVTLVGIVAADGLLHLQDFRASERAFQTLLQVAGRSGRGADPGRVILQTYTPEHPVVQAVVKQDYAAFVAAELPLRAALNYPPTGRLILLKFSSPDAVAVQKAADRVAQVLTQLDAKPDANYELLGPAPAAILRVAQRYRWQILLKSPLGSVPNLPDLATLRSYCGQSVSLTIDIDPMNLL